In the genome of Crassostrea angulata isolate pt1a10 chromosome 6, ASM2561291v2, whole genome shotgun sequence, the window acttgttttttttttaaagtgttatcAGTGGGGTTAAATCGacattcataattatttttttttaaacacttttcagGGGGATCGGCAGTAAAGATGAAGAACCCTTCCGGGAATGGTTTTCCAGAATAGGAGAATTACGATCCATTTGCCCTAAAGTACCCATTGCTGCATTGACTGCAACTTCATCGGCTTCAAAGGAGGACGATTTTGAACAAACTATGTTTCAGTAAGCATTCTGAAGTGATTGCAGAATCTCCTGACagagaaaacataaaaataacatcCGTTCAAGTTCCCAATAATGAAGATTTACACACAACATTTGGTTGGCTAATTGATGGACTAAAGGCAGAGAAAGAATCCTTCCCAagacatgtgatattttctgaGACAATTCTTACAGTCTCTAAGATATACTGAGACAATTCTTACAGTCTCTAAGATATACTCTGCTTTTGTTGATGTGCTAGGAAGTGATTGTAAATACGTTAATATGTTTCATAGGCAAACAAAAGAAGCTCTGAAGGAAGAAATCCGAAAAGATATGACGCAGGATGGCCTTATCCGAGTTCTTATTTGCACAAACTCTGCGGGGATGGGGGTCAACtattcctttttaagaaatGTAGTTCATTATATATTGCCACACGAAATGGACACATTTGTGCAACAAATGGGTAGAGCAGGACGAACTGGTGAACTATCCAATGAACTTATATTATTCAAACTGCATAAAGGGATGTTAAAAAAAGTGGATACTGATCTTGTTCAGCTGGCAAAAGATACTCAATGCCGACGCAAAGTACTGTGCAATTCCTACCTGTGCATCAAGGATGACATCAACCCTTTACATAACTGTTGTGACGTGTGTGAAAAGGAATGCCAATGTGGTGGTGAATCATGCCCAGCAACGCACCCAGCACGTATGGAAAGGAAGATCTATTGTCCTAGTATGGAACGTACTGTATCAGACCAAGAACGTGTTCTTTTAAGAGACAAATTGAGGGCATTAAAGTTTTCGTTATCCATTTCCAACACATTGCTCTCATCTGAACTGATGCATGGCCTTACAGACGATGTGATTGGAGATATTGTGGCAAAGTCTGACAAGCTTTTTTCTCCCTATGACATTTTGGCTACTATGCCCATTTGGTCATATGAATTTTCAGAGAAGATATGCACTATATTAAGTGATGTGTTCGGAGACATTGAGATGTATGACTTTGATGACAGTAATGATTCCGATTGATAAAGAACAATtgtaaatgttatataattttGACACTTAACTTTGTTCATTTAAATCCTAAACCTATGTTTTACCAAATGTACTTTTTTCAATCATATAAAAGCACAAAAATAGCATTTGTTTACTCGGTCTCCCGAATTAAAGACATCAGATACTATTTAAAAGTCATGTTCATTTTCTTCCACTCATTATTAATGTAATACAGTCATACTTCGTGATATTGAAAGAGGAATTTCTAAGATATTTGAGGGATCAAAATATTAAAGGTAAAATTCTTCAATGTAAAAAAGCGTTGGACTtccaaatcaatttaaaatctcTTTCTTTGGTGCCAAAGATATCCTCTTTCGAGAAATCGAAGTGCAGCTGTATTTCATTAGCAATGTTAAAGGTATAATTgcaaactaaaaaaattaattacttcagttgtaagattttttttaattcaggaagTGGATTTAAACTCTGCTTGTTCTATAATCAGTGATTCATACAGTTTAAAATTAATCACTTGATATTGCTAAATGAAATATTACCAGAATCTAGTAAGGTGTCAGTAAAAATTAAGACAATGAGTACAATTTCTGACTTAAGTCTTTATTAAAGTGGTTCATGATACTATGGCCTGAGTTCTTCAAGAAGACTTGAAAGTGTTCAACGTATATCCCGgtaatataatccatgatacatgtaattcacaATGACCTAGCTTTTATATAAAAGtgtacaaaaataatttgtcaaTCTGGTAAATTAATATGTTATAAAAGAACTAGATTAGATATTGATTTGCACACCTTACAAAGTGTCCCAAGTTTCAAATAAGTTCGAATTTAGCTCTTGTGCACTTATCCATTTGTGGAATGCTGTAGGAACAACTCTTTGAAATGGATCTACAAAGTTTGCAAAAACTCCTTCACGACCTAATATTGTTTTCATGAGCTGCCCCTTTTCTGCCTGTTGTATAATTAAAGCGATGTCCATCACTTTGCTGACGGGTGGTCTTGCAGATCCAAAATGGGATCCACATTGTCGAATGATGTTTTGTTTAATGTCATCTTGTACTTGGCTTGAAACTGCAATAACTCTAGCACTGTCATATGTCACATTAGCACCTTGAGACCGTAACTTCTGCTTTATGGCATTAACATTCATCTCCACTAGTAAATCATTTGGCACATTTCTACCAATTCCCCCATTTGTGTTAAAACAACAATTCCATTTGTACTCGAAGGCTTGACGGGGGGAAAGTAGTGCATTTTCGTAAGCAAGAAATCTCCAATGCCACAATCTATATTTTGTGTGATGGAATGCATCTGCAAGTAGCATTTTAAACTTTGCGTTGCGGAATATTCGATTGCCGTCTGCCATTTGACGAAGAATTAATGAACATTTCATGAATGATGCTCTGGCTTCTGCAACACCGTCCTTGGTACAAGTGGTAGTTTCACCTTCTTGGGAAAAAGTCCAGTTGTGGATACTTTGTAAATGCCTCTTAAAATGGCCCAGAGTTTTGTAACTTTTGCTACATTCACACATGTACACTTTCTCTGCTGCATTGTAGCACGCCTGCATTTGGGAACTTTGGTTGTCCATTTCTTCCATTTCATTAGTTTCTAAAAAACTAGTACCTataatagaataaaatatattcccTTTAGATAACATATCCTGTAAggctaaaaaaaaccatttctattgtatatactaGTTAAGTACCGTAGGACATTTTAATGACAGTGTTATTATTATTTCTAAATTGTCGCAATTTCTCAACCTCAATAgtcaattcatttatatttttaactgcAGATTTGCTCATCTATAAATGTATTAATCAAAGTAAATTTACCAGGTACAAGGACAGAATAACAATAAAGGTGAAACTTTATAAAGTATAATGGAAATTAATTTGCATGTTATTAGCATGATCCACCCATCATTAAGCGTGTAATTTTTCACTCGGTTCTATTTATTATGCCTTAATGTATGTGATTATTGAGCTCGTGGTTATAGTTTAGTACCTTTCTTGATGTAGACTTCCAGAATGTGTCTTCCAATGGATTGAAGCCACCTAAGTTTGTCTTCATTTGACCATGTTGATAAGAGAGGGGGAGGCTTATTCTGCCTGGGGTCGGACTCCAGTTTTTCCATTCCAAAGTAATCCATGAATGCACTGCATATATATCCATCTAAAACATCCTCAACAAATGCAAAGTGTGCCCTGTCAAAAAAAAGTCTTATTCAACATACAAGTTGATTAATGCTGCCACAAGTTGATATTCCACAGCTACAACTGATCATGATTGCAGGTGCTCGAAAAAGAAATCGTAAGTAaatgcaaacaaataaaatgaatcatgaAAACACAAAGATTATATTAGTACATTAATTTGCTAACTGGTAACTTTCATATTCACAAAGATATCCATTTACACAGGCATGTCCATATGTATTAGCAAAGCGAATAGGTAAGTATCATGTGATTTTTCATTGGAGGAAACAAAGAGAGAGATTGGTTTGACCTTGATTTTAGCTTTAACGATACCTGAATCTCTCTGTGACTGTGTCATGACCATGAACATCTCTTCTGTTGATAAGATTACGCAGCTGGAACAAAGATCCCTCATCTCTTGCTGACTGGCACTTGTAGAAGGTTTTGTAGATTCCCTTCAAGAATATAAACTCTTTTGATAAAAACATGCACTTGTAAATGTTCATCAGTTATTTGAAAGTGTTGTTAAAgttttgtgaaaaatatgaGTAACGGTATCATTTTTTTCTAGATGATCATTGCTCATGTATAGTACTTAATCAACTTcattacaaagaaatattttttttttataaagaataacATGAAAACAGAAGCAAGACTGAATTATTAACAATAAATTGAATAATTAGTAAAACAaggaaatgaaattatattagTATTAACATAAATAAGGCCACATCAATTTAATTTCCTGCTCATCGGGCTCATATTTAAACTCTGccaataatattataaaattcatgCATCCAGGAAATTCTGATctatttctgccctatttttttgtactttaaatcgttaaaaaaagaatattattgTCCAgtcaaatttatttatgttcTGCCTAAAGAATTaccctataaaaataataattttattatcacCCACCAATACTTATTTTTCATCAGATTCTAAGTCTGACAAACAAGAAATTTAATTGTGGCCCTGAAGTCTTTAACATTCAAGCCCACCTGATCacaatgaaaatttaacaaagTGATTCAACAAGATCTAAAACGCTAAAACAAACACTAAACACAATAAACAACAATATATAACAATAAACACTAAAATATTAATCACCTGAATTGAAATAGAAACTGAAATGAACAAGCCAACTCAAACTCTATTCTGCTCTACAAGTATACCACAAGTAAATTCATTATCCTGTGAAATCCCTCAGGCCTATGAATCACCCCTTTCAATCTATCAAAATCATTGGGAGAGTTCAACATATCCAACTGGGCCGAGTAAGCACGCTCATTTGTAAGTACATCTCCTCCAAAAACCTTCTTTTTGATTACTTTTGGATCTTCACCTTGACTGTGGCTTATATAGTTGTCATGAATATGTTCGAGAATAGTAATCATGTCTTCTGATTTTCGCTCTTGTCGAGCAAGTCTAAGATTGAGAAGTTCGATTTCCTACTACATTCTTCAACATAGGGATGATCAATATTTGCAGGTACACATTTCTGAAGACCCTGTAGTGCTGGAATGTACTTTGTAGCTGCTTTTACAATATGGAAAACCATATCATTTTCTAAACTTTCACACTCTTCTCTGTCAGGGACAAATTGACTGTTGGGTACATTTAGTATATCAGCCTTGGGACAATCATCCGGAAGGTCACAATTCACAACCCTTCTTTGTACACCAAGCATTAAAAACCAATGATAACTCTGAACTTGCCTGGTTTTGGTCATTGAAGATGGTCTTTTGGTCCAATCAAAATTGTCTCCTATTATTTCTACTGGTGGAAGTGGTTTCCCGAGTTTAGATTCATATGAGTCAAGAGCCACCTGAATATGTCTTTTTGATCTTTCTATGTTTGCTAGGGAAGTTAACATTGTTTCTTTACCATATCCTGACGCATACTCTACTTCAGGTAATTCAATGTCCCTGATTACTTCAAATCTTGGTAAAGTGAAgtttttttgatttttcaataccATGAGAGGAATCAACTGAGGTACACTTTTCTGATTCAGTGAATGCATTACTATAAAGGGCAGAATGGTCACCAGATTTATCATGATAAGCACATATACTCATATGAGGCAAAGACTCACCACTATGATTATGCGTAAAGGCTAACTCATGCAGCTGATTTAAATATGTATCCCCCTCCAGGCTTGATACAATAGTTTGCTGAAGGCTTTGAGTAACTCCTCCACAGGTGAGGTGGCGATACTAGAGGAAATGCAAAACAGATGCTGTCAGGCAGATTCTtttcatactacatgtacttgtaaatatttataaatattactttaaacTATTTGGAAACTTAAAGTGTACTAATCAAAtacttaaaattgattttaagaaaatgtcaaaatgtgTTTATGCAAATCACACTGGTGGTGATAATTTCAATTGTTGAATATGACATTAATATAACCCTGACAATATAACATTCTTTGATATTATttgcatggaaaaaagatttatgaGAATATTCCGGTAAAATTAGCCATTCatacaatcatttaaaatatattctcaTATTAGTACCATTAAAGCAGGTTTACTGAGTTCATCTGCTTTAGCTTTTATCTCTTCCTGTTGTCTCTGCTGTAATACTGTGTCCTTGATCTTTTTTCTCTGCACATCCTGCAGCTCAACTTTCTTTTTATATACTGCTTTAGGTCCAACTGACAGTCCCATGTTGCTCAGCAACCTAATAGTCTATTAGTAAATCAGATACTTTCAACTTTAAAAAACTTTAGTGTCAAATTCAGAACTTGGATGAAATTTACAAGAAAATAAATTGCTCAACAAGGAAACATGTATGAATATCActgatattttatataattttattaaacttttacAATTACCATTTAAAACTTCACAAAAGAAACACAATTTCTAATATTCTTAAAGTTAGTAATAACCTCATCTGTGGCCCCTCCTTGATCCAGAATCTGACCGATCACATGGTGGATTGCTGACAAGTGGTTGTTTCGGTTGAAAAGAAGTACTGCTGCTGCAACTGATAACCTCAAAGAAGTAGATTTCCCCATGACACTTTCTAAAAGGCCATGTAACACTGGACACTTTGTCTTAAGCTCATGAATAAATGGAAGCATGTCCATCTCACATAAATCTTTACCGGTTGAATTGCGAAGGAAAGATGCATCACTTAATTTGCTTATTGTCTTTGATTCCTTGGCAGCTTGACCATTTATCAAAAGGTGTATATCCTTTCTTAACGCTTCTATCccaacaatttttttagcaagggTTTTGCTTTTGTCACCTCTAAAAATAGACTTCAAAACACTTTTCCATTGTCCTTTTACAATTCTAGACTTAACTACTCCCTGCAATTTGCCTCGATAAGAAATCTgtatagaaaatgataaaatatatataagtaaaataCTTCTTAACCGATGAAATTTTAGAACATATGTCTGACtaaatattacattgtatatggCTGGAAAAAGTTGCTTATTTTGCTTCATTACTACTAAAATGTATTGACCTCACTACATGAACATGAAGTCAAAGTAAATAAAGTGATTTCCTTATTTCATCAAAACATTTGTAAGCaagtaaaactaaaatattCTTCTATTTTTTCTGCCAGCACATACTGAAATACTAATACTCACTACTGTCATgtaaaaaacatttatacagCATGCAGAGTAAATACTTATACTTTAATAGTATATAATTTTCACATAAAGCAATATTCAATGCTTATACATGTCCCTTCATATCTTGCCAAGTAAATTCATATTATGCAATTGATCCTTGTACGTAAGCTACCCTAATACTATCTGCTGGTGGGTCTTTGAAGAAAAGTTTTCTGCGCTTAGAGGATCTTGGAGTTAAAACAGGCCTCGTCTGAATACTTTTATTTGGTGTCACCACTGTTTTGTGAAATTTGTTAGGGGTCCTCTTTTCCACCGACATTTGTTTTGAGGTTACTAATTTTTTCAGCTTCCAAGGCGTGGGACTATGAATTATGTGTCTTTTCTCTTGCGAGGCTGCTTTAGCAGGAGAATTTGTAGACACCATTTTCATCTTAGCACGAACTGCAccaagaatttcatttttttcagctCTCAGTGAGGCAATTTTGTGTTCTAAATCAAAGTCGATTTTGGATAGGCGATTTAATTTAGTGAAACATGGTATACAAACATACTGTTCAGTATCTATTCTTATGGATCTCTCCAATACTTCCTCTAGTTGATTTTTTACTTGAAATGCTGGGGAAGAAACTAACCGCCGCTGTTTAGGACCGATTTCGGTTGCACAAATACAGCACTTTGTATTAGCGGCCATGCTGTTATCATTCGGAACATTGTTTACGTACTTTTTTCTTTCCCTTGAGTAAACAGTATAGAAACATCACGAACGGAGACTGTACGTCATATGAGATTTGTTATGCACTTTTTGATTGGTCGACCACTTATAGTAAACCCCAATCAGAATTAAGGAAAAAAATCCCGACTTTTGATAGCACGATAGGCAAAGGGTT includes:
- the LOC128186481 gene encoding uncharacterized protein LOC128186481 isoform X2 produces the protein MAANTKCCICATEIGPKQRRLVSSPAFQVKNQLEEVLERSIRIDTEQYVCIPCFTKLNRLSKIDFDLEHKIASLRAEKNEILGAVRAKMKMVSTNSPAKAASQEKRHIIHSPTPWKLKKLVTSKQMSVEKRTPNKFHKTVVTPNKSIQTRPVLTPRSSKRRKLFFKDPPADSIRISYRGKLQGVVKSRIVKGQWKSVLKSIFRGDKSKTLAKKIVGIEALRKDIHLLINGQAAKESKTISKLSDASFLRNSTGKDLCEMDMLPFIHELKTKCPVLHGLLESVMGKSTSLRLSVAAAVLLFNRNNHLSAIHHVIGQILDQGGATDETIRLLSNMGLSVGPKAVYKKKVELQDVQRKKIKDTVLQQRQQEEIKAKADELSKPALMYM
- the LOC128186481 gene encoding uncharacterized protein LOC128186481 isoform X1 is translated as MAANTKCCICATEIGPKQRRLVSSPAFQVKNQLEEVLERSIRIDTEQYVCIPCFTKLNRLSKIDFDLEHKIASLRAEKNEILGAVRAKMKMVSTNSPAKAASQEKRHIIHSPTPWKLKKLVTSKQMSVEKRTPNKFHKTVVTPNKSIQTRPVLTPRSSKRRKLFFKDPPADSIRISYRGKLQGVVKSRIVKGQWKSVLKSIFRGDKSKTLAKKIVGIEALRKDIHLLINGQAAKESKTISKLSDASFLRNSTGKDLCEMDMLPFIHELKTKCPVLHGLLESVMGKSTSLRLSVAAAVLLFNRNNHLSAIHHVIGQILDQGGATDETIRLLSNMGLSVGPKAVYKKKVELQDVQRKKIKDTVLQQRQQEEIKAKADELSKPALMYRHLTCGGVTQSLQQTIVSSLEGDTYLNQLHELAFTHNHSGNLQNLLQVPVSKR
- the LOC128186481 gene encoding uncharacterized protein LOC128186481 isoform X3, giving the protein MDYFGMEKLESDPRQNKPPPLLSTWSNEDKLRWLQSIGRHILEVYIKKGTSFLETNEMEEMDNQSSQMQACYNAAEKVYMCECSKSYKTLGHFKRHLQSIHNWTFSQEGETTTCTKDGVAEARASFMKCSLILRQMADGNRIFRNAKFKMLLADAFHHTKYRLWHWRFLAYENALLSPRQAFEYKWNCCFNTNGGIGRNVPNDLLVEMNVNAIKQKLRSQGANVTYDSARVIAVSSQVQDDIKQNIIRQCGSHFGSARPPVSKVMDIALIIQQAEKGQLMKTILGREGVFANFVDPFQRVVPTAFHKWISAQELNSNLFETWDTL